A window of the Pseudomonas gozinkensis genome harbors these coding sequences:
- the ahpF gene encoding alkyl hydroperoxide reductase subunit F, whose product MLDANLKAQLKSYLERVTQPIEIVASLDDGAKSREMLDLLKDVASLSHQITLIDSGDDARKPSFSINRPGADISLRFAGIPMGHEFTSLVLALLQVGGHPSKASVEVIEQIRSLKGEFNFETYFSLSCQNCPDVVQALNLMAVLNPNIRHVAIDGALFQDEVNDRKIMAVPSIYLNGENFGQGRMGLEEILAKLDTGAIERQAEKISAKQAFDVLVVGGGPAGASAAIYAARKGIRTGVAAERFGGQVLDTMAIENFISVQETEGPKLATALEEHVKQYDVDIMNLQRADKLIPGKNGELHEVHFASGATLKARSVILATGARWREMNVPGEQEYRNKGVAYCPHCDGPLFKGKRVAVIGGGNSGVEAAIDLAGIVSHVTLLEFDVQLRADAVLQRKLHSLPNVTVITSALTTEVTGDGQKVNGLRYKESTTDELRTVELEGIFVQIGLLPNTDWLKGTIELSPRGEIIVDNRGETSIPGIFAAGDVTTVPYKQIVIAVGEGAKASLSAFDHLIRTSAPA is encoded by the coding sequence ATGTTGGACGCCAATCTTAAAGCCCAGTTGAAATCGTACCTGGAACGGGTCACCCAGCCGATCGAGATCGTTGCCTCACTCGACGACGGTGCGAAATCCCGTGAAATGCTCGACCTGCTGAAAGACGTTGCCAGTCTTTCGCACCAGATTACCTTGATCGACAGCGGCGACGATGCACGCAAACCATCGTTCTCGATCAACCGCCCCGGTGCCGACATCAGCCTGCGTTTCGCCGGCATCCCGATGGGCCATGAATTCACTTCGCTGGTGCTGGCCCTGCTGCAAGTCGGCGGCCACCCTTCGAAGGCCAGTGTCGAAGTGATCGAACAGATCCGCTCGCTCAAAGGCGAGTTCAACTTCGAGACTTACTTCTCGCTGTCCTGCCAGAACTGCCCGGACGTCGTTCAGGCGCTGAACCTGATGGCCGTGCTGAACCCGAACATCCGCCATGTCGCCATCGACGGCGCGCTTTTCCAGGACGAAGTCAACGATCGCAAGATCATGGCTGTGCCAAGCATTTACCTGAACGGCGAAAACTTCGGCCAGGGCCGCATGGGCCTGGAAGAAATCCTCGCCAAACTCGACACCGGCGCCATCGAGCGTCAGGCCGAGAAAATCAGCGCCAAGCAAGCCTTTGATGTGCTGGTAGTCGGCGGTGGCCCGGCCGGTGCTTCGGCGGCGATCTACGCCGCACGTAAAGGCATTCGCACCGGTGTTGCGGCCGAGCGCTTCGGCGGTCAGGTGCTGGACACCATGGCCATCGAAAACTTCATTTCCGTGCAGGAAACCGAAGGCCCGAAACTGGCGACCGCGCTGGAAGAGCACGTCAAGCAGTACGACGTCGACATCATGAACCTGCAGCGCGCCGACAAGCTGATCCCTGGCAAGAATGGCGAGCTGCATGAAGTTCACTTTGCCAGCGGCGCGACCCTGAAGGCCAGGAGTGTGATTCTGGCGACCGGCGCGCGGTGGCGTGAAATGAACGTGCCGGGCGAGCAGGAATACCGTAACAAAGGCGTGGCGTACTGCCCGCACTGCGACGGTCCGCTGTTCAAAGGCAAGCGTGTGGCAGTGATTGGCGGCGGTAACTCCGGCGTCGAGGCGGCCATCGACCTGGCCGGTATCGTCTCCCACGTGACCCTGCTGGAGTTCGACGTTCAGTTGCGCGCCGATGCCGTATTGCAACGCAAGCTGCACAGCCTGCCGAACGTCACCGTGATCACCAGTGCGCTGACCACCGAAGTCACCGGCGACGGTCAGAAAGTCAACGGCCTGCGCTACAAGGAAAGCACTACTGACGAGCTGCGCACTGTCGAGCTGGAAGGGATCTTCGTGCAGATCGGTCTGCTGCCCAACACTGATTGGCTCAAAGGCACCATCGAGCTGTCGCCGCGTGGCGAGATTATCGTCGACAACCGTGGTGAAACTTCGATCCCCGGCATCTTCGCCGCCGGCGACGTGACCACTGTGCCGTACAAGCAGATCGTGATTGCAGTGGGCGAGGGCGCCAAAGCTTCCCTCAGCGCGTTCGATCACCTGATCCGCACTTCGGCTCCGGCGTAA
- the ahpC gene encoding alkyl hydroperoxide reductase subunit C, with amino-acid sequence MPIINSQVKPFKATAFKNGDFVQVSDADLKGKWSVVFFYPADFTFVCPTELEDLADNYAAFQKLGVEIYSVSTDTHFAHAAWHNTSPAIGKIEYTMIGDPTHVISRNFDVLIEEAGLADRGTFVINPEGQIKIVELNDGGVGRDASELLRKIKAAQYVAAHPGEVCPAKWKEGEATLAPSLDLVGKI; translated from the coding sequence ATGCCTATCATCAACAGCCAAGTAAAACCGTTCAAAGCTACCGCGTTCAAAAACGGCGACTTCGTACAAGTCTCGGACGCTGACCTGAAAGGCAAATGGTCCGTAGTGTTCTTCTACCCGGCCGACTTCACTTTCGTTTGCCCAACCGAGCTCGAAGACCTGGCTGACAACTACGCCGCCTTCCAGAAACTGGGCGTAGAGATCTACAGCGTTTCGACCGACACCCACTTTGCCCACGCTGCCTGGCACAACACTTCGCCAGCCATCGGCAAAATCGAATACACCATGATCGGCGACCCGACCCACGTTATCTCCCGCAACTTCGACGTGTTGATCGAAGAAGCTGGTCTGGCAGACCGTGGCACCTTCGTGATCAATCCTGAAGGCCAGATCAAAATCGTTGAACTGAACGATGGCGGCGTTGGCCGTGACGCTTCCGAGCTGCTGCGCAAAATCAAGGCTGCTCAGTACGTCGCTGCTCACCCAGGCGAAGTTTGCCCGGCCAAATGGAAAGAAGGCGAGGCCACTCTGGCTCCGTCCCTGGACCTGGTCGGCAAGATCTAA
- a CDS encoding site-specific integrase has translation MSDIDRYLQAATRDNTRRSYRAAIEHFESAWGGFLPATADSIARYLVAHAGVLSVNTLKLRLSALAQWHNSQGFADPTKSPVVRKVFKGIRALHPAQEKQAEPLQLRDLEQTVAWLEQEMKDAREQQDRPLLLRACRDRALILLGFWRGFRSDELCRVQIEHVQAHAGSGITLYLPRSKGDRENLGQTYQAPALLKLCPVQAYIEWITEAALVRGPVFRAVDRWGNLSEEGLHANSVIPLLRQALERAGISAERYTSHSLRRGFATWAHQSGWDLKSLMSYVGWKDMKSAMRYVEASPFHGMARITDKPLSP, from the coding sequence ATGAGCGATATTGATCGCTACCTGCAAGCCGCCACCCGCGACAACACCCGCCGCAGTTATCGCGCGGCTATCGAGCACTTCGAATCTGCGTGGGGAGGGTTTCTGCCGGCGACAGCGGACAGCATCGCGCGGTATCTGGTGGCGCATGCCGGCGTGTTGTCGGTCAACACGCTGAAGTTGCGTCTGTCGGCGCTGGCGCAGTGGCACAACAGTCAGGGCTTCGCCGATCCCACCAAGTCGCCGGTGGTGCGCAAAGTGTTCAAGGGCATTCGTGCGCTGCATCCCGCGCAGGAAAAGCAGGCCGAGCCATTGCAACTGCGCGATCTTGAACAGACCGTCGCCTGGCTGGAGCAGGAAATGAAAGACGCCCGTGAACAACAAGACAGGCCGCTGCTTTTAAGAGCTTGCCGCGACCGGGCATTGATTCTGCTGGGCTTCTGGCGCGGCTTTCGCAGTGATGAACTGTGTCGGGTGCAGATCGAGCATGTTCAGGCCCACGCTGGCAGCGGCATCACCCTGTACCTTCCGCGCAGCAAGGGTGATCGGGAAAACCTCGGACAGACTTATCAGGCCCCGGCGCTGCTGAAGCTGTGCCCGGTGCAGGCTTATATCGAATGGATCACCGAGGCAGCACTGGTGCGAGGCCCGGTGTTCCGCGCCGTCGACCGCTGGGGCAATCTGAGCGAAGAGGGTTTGCACGCCAACAGCGTGATTCCGTTGTTGCGTCAGGCCCTGGAGCGAGCCGGTATCTCCGCCGAGCGCTACACCAGCCATTCCCTGCGTCGCGGCTTCGCAACATGGGCCCATCAAAGCGGCTGGGATCTCAAATCGTTGATGAGTTACGTGGGCTGGAAGGATATGAAGTCCGCCATGCGCTATGTTGAAGCGAGCCCCTTTCACGGGATGGCCCGGATTACGGATAAGCCGCTGTCGCCGTAG
- a CDS encoding DNA-binding protein — protein MARGGVNKAVVQIARTAILARGEHPSIDAVRIELGNTGSKTTIHRYLKELDDGSEPADASAEPIDDELLALVTRLAQRLKEQAQEPIDQAREQYEQQRQTLEDELNQLRQDHAQLEKKHDIQTAALAKESEALSDTRSMLQTEQTRNAGLNQALADFELRLQDKDEQIRSLEEKHLHARDALEHYRNAIKEQREQEQSRHETQVQQLQMELRQAQQSALVRQDEITQLHRDNERLLTENRGTVRELSLMQDQLKHSNQRQDQLLEQANRVDSERTLLQERLRVALLESQTLKQNVDEQSQLNQSLEKELTKAQDSLRLATTVAAAPDAAESKKT, from the coding sequence ATGGCCCGTGGCGGCGTTAACAAAGCAGTAGTCCAGATCGCGCGCACAGCGATCCTCGCCCGTGGCGAACACCCCAGCATCGATGCAGTACGCATTGAGCTGGGCAATACGGGTTCAAAAACCACGATTCATCGCTACCTGAAAGAGCTGGATGACGGCAGCGAACCGGCCGATGCTTCGGCAGAACCCATCGATGACGAACTCCTCGCTCTCGTCACGCGCCTTGCCCAACGCCTGAAAGAACAGGCGCAAGAACCGATTGACCAGGCGCGCGAGCAGTACGAACAACAGCGCCAGACGCTGGAGGACGAGCTGAATCAGCTTCGTCAGGATCATGCGCAACTGGAGAAGAAGCACGACATCCAGACTGCCGCGCTGGCCAAGGAATCCGAAGCCCTGAGCGATACCCGCTCGATGCTGCAGACCGAACAAACCCGCAACGCCGGGCTGAATCAGGCGCTGGCCGATTTTGAATTGCGCTTGCAAGACAAGGACGAGCAGATCCGCTCGCTGGAAGAAAAGCACCTGCACGCCCGCGATGCGCTTGAACACTACCGCAACGCCATCAAGGAACAGCGCGAGCAGGAACAGAGCCGTCACGAAACTCAGGTTCAGCAATTGCAGATGGAGCTTCGTCAGGCGCAGCAAAGCGCACTGGTACGTCAGGACGAAATCACCCAACTGCACCGCGACAACGAACGCCTGCTGACCGAAAATCGCGGCACCGTGCGCGAACTGAGCCTGATGCAGGATCAGCTCAAGCACAGCAATCAGCGTCAGGATCAACTGCTGGAGCAAGCCAATCGCGTCGACAGCGAGCGCACCCTCCTCCAGGAACGCCTGCGCGTGGCCCTGCTGGAAAGCCAGACGCTCAAGCAGAACGTCGACGAGCAATCGCAGCTCAATCAGTCATTGGAGAAGGAATTGACCAAGGCGCAAGACAGCCTGCGCCTGGCTACCACCGTTGCGGCAGCGCCAGACGCAGCAGAATCGAAAAAGACTTAA
- the gorA gene encoding glutathione-disulfide reductase, with translation MAYDFDLYVIGAGSGGVRAARFAAGFGAKVAVAESRYLGGTCVNVGCVPKKLLVYGAHFAEDFEQSSGFGWSLGEADFDWATLIANKDREINRLNGIYRNLLVNSGVTLHEAHAKIVGPHEVEVNGERYTAKNILIATGGWPQIPEIPGHEHAISSNQAFFLKELPKRVLVVGGGYIAVEFAGIFHGLGANTTLLYRGDLFLRGFDGSVRNHLKEELTKRGLDLQFNADIARIDKQSDGSLKATLKDGRVLEADCVFYATGRRPMLDNLGLENTDVQLDDKGFIKVDEQYQTTEPSILALGDVIGRVQLTPVALAEGMAVARRLFKPEQYRPVDYKMIPTAVFSLPNIGTVGLTEEEAREAGHDVVIYESRFRPMKLTLTDCQERTLMKLVVDGKSDKVLGCHMVGPDAGEIVQGLAIALKAGATKRDFDDTIGVHPTAAEEFVTMRTPVGA, from the coding sequence ATGGCCTACGATTTTGACCTTTATGTGATTGGTGCCGGTTCCGGCGGTGTGCGGGCTGCACGTTTTGCTGCCGGGTTCGGTGCGAAAGTGGCCGTGGCCGAGAGCCGTTATCTGGGCGGTACCTGCGTCAACGTCGGTTGCGTACCGAAAAAACTGTTGGTGTACGGCGCCCACTTTGCCGAAGACTTCGAACAGTCCTCGGGTTTTGGCTGGAGCCTGGGTGAGGCGGATTTCGATTGGGCGACGCTGATTGCCAACAAGGATCGCGAGATCAATCGCCTGAACGGCATTTATCGCAATCTGCTGGTCAACAGCGGTGTGACGCTGCATGAAGCCCACGCGAAAATCGTTGGTCCGCACGAAGTTGAGGTCAACGGCGAGCGCTACACCGCGAAGAATATTCTGATCGCCACCGGTGGCTGGCCGCAGATCCCCGAGATTCCGGGGCATGAGCATGCGATCAGCTCGAACCAGGCGTTCTTCCTCAAAGAATTGCCCAAGCGTGTACTGGTCGTCGGTGGCGGTTACATCGCCGTCGAATTTGCCGGGATTTTCCATGGGCTGGGCGCCAACACGACGTTGCTGTATCGCGGGGATCTGTTCTTGCGCGGTTTCGACGGTTCGGTGCGTAACCACTTGAAGGAAGAACTGACCAAGCGCGGTCTGGATCTGCAATTCAATGCCGACATTGCCCGTATCGACAAGCAATCGGATGGCAGCCTGAAGGCCACCCTCAAGGACGGCCGCGTACTGGAAGCGGATTGCGTGTTCTACGCCACTGGTCGGCGTCCGATGCTGGACAATCTGGGTCTGGAAAACACCGATGTGCAGCTCGACGACAAAGGCTTCATCAAAGTCGATGAGCAATACCAGACCACCGAGCCGTCAATCCTGGCGCTGGGCGATGTCATCGGGCGTGTGCAGTTGACGCCGGTGGCGCTGGCTGAAGGCATGGCGGTGGCGCGACGTCTGTTCAAGCCTGAGCAATATCGTCCAGTGGATTACAAGATGATCCCGACGGCCGTGTTCAGCCTGCCTAATATCGGCACCGTCGGCCTGACCGAAGAAGAAGCGCGGGAAGCGGGTCACGACGTCGTGATCTACGAAAGCCGCTTCCGGCCGATGAAGCTGACCCTGACTGACTGCCAGGAGCGTACGCTGATGAAACTGGTGGTCGATGGCAAGTCCGACAAGGTGCTGGGCTGTCACATGGTCGGCCCGGATGCCGGCGAGATCGTGCAGGGTCTGGCAATTGCGTTGAAGGCTGGCGCCACCAAACGTGACTTCGACGACACCATCGGGGTGCACCCGACGGCGGCCGAAGAATTTGTCACGATGCGTACGCCGGTCGGCGCTTAA
- a CDS encoding MFS transporter yields MLPVLLVTVDNTVLGFALPKIAEALRPTASQQLWMIDAYSLVLAGLLVSMGSLGDRVGHRKLLLIGSFGFVVVSVLTAYSATSMQLIIGRACMGVFGAMLMPSTLALIRSVFEDREERRVAVAIWATTLTVGSALGPLVGGVLLQFFDWGAIFLLAVPVLIPLLVLGPLLLPESERDASGPLDPISILQSMAALGCIVYSIKHGASEGIDGVVFGTFLVGALAGWIFVRRQLRLPVPLMDMTLFSNGTFSGSVLINLMSLAFLVGFVFFTTQFLQIVLQMAPLSASLALVPGQIMAIMVGMAVVPVAQRMPVHVLIPILVAFTGAAFLLVASMGSSLAVLVVAFALLNIGVGAIATVSNDVILSAAPPAKAGAASAISETAYEVGVVLGTTLLGGLVTAHYRADLQLPAFLSDVQTMLASETLAGAHHVATGLAGDQAQQLMQQAGSAFEGGITLASWLAFGLALIAILIARRTLRLPKVLPAECH; encoded by the coding sequence ATGTTGCCAGTGCTGCTGGTGACCGTTGATAACACCGTATTGGGTTTCGCGTTACCCAAAATCGCCGAAGCCTTGCGTCCAACTGCCAGCCAGCAGCTGTGGATGATCGATGCCTATTCGTTGGTTCTCGCAGGACTGCTGGTTTCGATGGGTAGCCTGGGTGATCGGGTGGGGCACCGTAAGTTGCTGCTTATCGGCTCGTTCGGGTTTGTGGTGGTCTCGGTGCTGACCGCATATTCCGCAACATCGATGCAGCTGATTATCGGGCGGGCTTGCATGGGGGTTTTCGGTGCGATGTTGATGCCCTCCACGCTGGCATTGATACGTTCGGTGTTTGAGGATCGAGAAGAGCGCAGAGTGGCAGTAGCGATCTGGGCAACCACGCTGACTGTCGGCTCGGCATTAGGGCCTTTGGTGGGAGGGGTGTTGCTGCAGTTCTTTGATTGGGGCGCGATTTTTCTGTTGGCGGTTCCCGTCCTGATTCCATTGTTAGTACTGGGGCCGCTATTGCTCCCTGAATCAGAGCGTGATGCGTCGGGTCCGCTGGACCCGATCAGCATCCTTCAGTCGATGGCCGCACTGGGTTGTATCGTTTACAGCATCAAGCATGGCGCCAGTGAGGGCATTGACGGGGTTGTGTTTGGCACGTTTCTGGTAGGTGCACTGGCAGGCTGGATATTCGTACGTCGCCAGTTGCGTCTTCCTGTACCCCTGATGGACATGACCCTGTTCAGCAATGGCACTTTCAGCGGGTCAGTCCTTATCAATTTGATGAGTCTTGCGTTTCTTGTCGGCTTCGTTTTCTTCACGACTCAGTTTTTGCAGATTGTTCTGCAAATGGCGCCCTTGAGTGCGAGTCTTGCATTGGTGCCGGGGCAAATCATGGCGATTATGGTTGGAATGGCGGTCGTCCCAGTCGCGCAGCGTATGCCGGTGCATGTACTGATACCGATTCTGGTGGCCTTCACCGGTGCGGCCTTTTTGCTGGTGGCCAGCATGGGCAGCAGTCTTGCGGTATTGGTAGTGGCGTTCGCGTTGCTCAACATCGGAGTGGGGGCGATCGCTACGGTTTCCAATGATGTGATTTTGTCGGCAGCGCCCCCAGCGAAGGCAGGGGCGGCATCCGCCATCAGTGAAACAGCCTATGAAGTGGGCGTGGTGCTGGGTACTACTCTGCTTGGCGGCCTGGTGACGGCTCACTACCGAGCAGACCTGCAGCTTCCAGCGTTTTTGAGCGATGTTCAGACGATGCTGGCAAGTGAAACGCTGGCTGGCGCTCATCATGTTGCGACGGGGTTGGCGGGGGATCAAGCGCAACAGTTGATGCAGCAGGCGGGAAGTGCATTTGAAGGCGGAATTACATTGGCATCGTGGCTCGCTTTCGGCCTGGCGCTGATAGCAATTCTGATTGCCAGGCGTACGTTGCGCTTGCCAAAGGTTCTGCCGGCAGAATGTCATTAA
- the galU gene encoding UTP--glucose-1-phosphate uridylyltransferase GalU produces the protein MIKKCLFPAAGYGTRFLPATKAMPKEMLPVVNKPLIQYGVEEALDAGLTEISIVTGRGKRALEDHFDISYELENQIKGTDKEKYLVGIRKLLDECSFSYTRQTEMKGLGHAILTGRPLIGDEPFAVVLADDLCVNLEGDGVLTQMVKLYKQFRCSIIAIQEVDPQETSKYGVIAGEMIRDDIYRVHSMVEKPKPEDAPSNLAIIGRYILTPDIFDLIEQTEPGKGGEIQITDALMKQAQNGCVMAYKFKGKRFDCGGAEGYIEATNFCFENFYKTGKAY, from the coding sequence ATGATCAAGAAATGCTTGTTCCCAGCAGCCGGTTACGGTACTCGCTTCCTTCCAGCGACTAAGGCCATGCCCAAAGAAATGCTGCCGGTGGTAAACAAGCCACTGATCCAGTACGGCGTCGAAGAAGCCCTGGATGCTGGTCTGACTGAGATCTCCATCGTGACCGGCCGTGGCAAGCGTGCCCTGGAAGACCACTTCGACATCAGCTATGAGCTGGAAAACCAGATCAAAGGCACCGACAAGGAAAAATACCTGGTCGGCATCCGCAAGCTGCTGGACGAGTGCTCGTTCTCCTACACCCGTCAGACCGAAATGAAAGGCCTGGGTCACGCGATCCTGACCGGTCGCCCATTGATCGGTGATGAACCGTTTGCTGTGGTGCTGGCGGACGACCTGTGCGTCAACCTCGAAGGCGACGGCGTACTGACCCAGATGGTCAAACTGTACAAGCAGTTCCGCTGCTCGATCATTGCCATTCAGGAAGTCGATCCGCAGGAAACCAGCAAGTACGGCGTCATCGCTGGCGAAATGATCCGCGACGACATCTACCGCGTTCACAGCATGGTTGAGAAGCCAAAGCCGGAAGACGCGCCGTCGAACCTGGCGATCATCGGCCGCTACATCCTGACCCCGGACATCTTCGACCTGATCGAACAGACCGAGCCAGGCAAGGGCGGTGAAATCCAGATCACCGACGCCCTGATGAAACAAGCCCAGAATGGCTGCGTGATGGCCTACAAGTTCAAGGGCAAGCGTTTCGACTGCGGTGGTGCTGAAGGCTACATCGAAGCAACCAACTTCTGCTTCGAAAACTTCTACAAGACTGGCAAGGCTTACTGA